In Dromaius novaehollandiae isolate bDroNov1 chromosome 14, bDroNov1.hap1, whole genome shotgun sequence, a genomic segment contains:
- the FLCN gene encoding folliculin — MNAIVALCHFCELHGPRTLFCTEVLHSPLPQGASSGDVSGQNEQAEEEEGGIQMSSRIRSHSPAEGASADSSSPGPKKSDMCEGCRSLAGGHPGYVSHDKETSIKYVSHQHPNHPQLFSIVRQACVRSLSCEVCPGREGPIFFGDEQHGFVFSHTFFIKDSLARGFQRWYSIITIMMDRIYLINSWPFLLGKIRGIIDELQGKALKVFEAEQYGCPQRAQRMNTAFTPFLHQRNGNAARSLTSLTNDENLWACLHTSFAWLLKACGSRLTEKLLEGAPTEDTLVQMEKLADLKEESEGWDGSEEEEKPSAQTDVAEGQELSKCPPETSLMPDCNSWNVAHRRLSVFRSLRHMRQVLGASAFRMLAWHVLMGNQVIWKARDMDLVQSAFDVLRTMLPVGCVRIIPYSDQYEEAYRCNFLGLSPHVQIPSHILSSEFAVLVEVRTATRSSLYPTLFDDEQSLNKYEFVVTSGSPVAADRVGPTILNKIEAALTNQNLSVDVVDQCLVCLKEEWMNKVKVLFKFTKVDSRPKEDTQKLLSILGAAEEDNVKLLKFWMTGLSKTYKSHLMSTVRSPTSSESRN; from the exons ATGAATGCTATCGTTGCCCTCTGCCATTTTTGTGAGCTCCACGGTCCTCGCACCCTCTTTTGTACTGAGGTTCTGCATTCACCGCTTCCTCAAGGCGCAAGCAGCGGGGACGTCTCCGGGCAGAATGAGCAGGCGGAAGAAGAAGAAGGCGGCATTCAGATGAGCAGCAGGATCCGCTCGCACAGCCCAGCAGAAGGTGCCAGTGCTGACTCCAGCAGCCCAGGGCCGAAAAAGTCAGACATGTGTGAG GGTTGCCGCTCTCTTGCAGGAGGACATCCTGGATATGTCAGCCATGACAAAGAGACTTCAATCAAGTATGTCAGTCACCAACACCCAAATCACCCCCAGCTGTTCAGTATTGTGCGTCAGGCCTGTGTTCGCAGTCTGAGTTGTGAG GTCTGCCCAGGACGTGAAGGCCCTATTTTTTTTGGAGATGAACAGCATGGCTTTGTGTTCAGCCATACCTTCTTTATCAAAGACAGCCTGGCTCGTGGTTTCCAGCGCTGGTACAGCATCATCACTATCATGATGGACCGGATTTATCTCATCAACTcctggcctttcttgttgggaaaaatCAGAGGCATCATTGATGAACTTCAGGGCAAAGCGCTCAAG GTGTTTGAAGCAGAGCAGTATGGGTGCCCTCAGCGTGCCCAGCGGATGAACACAGCGTTCACTCCCTTCCTGCACCAGCGGAACGGCAATGCAGCCCGCTCCTTAACCTCACTGACCAACGATGAAAACCTGTGGGCATGTTTGCATACTTCCTTTGCTTG GCTTTTGAAAGCTTGTGGCAGCCGACTTACAGAGAAGCTTCTGGAGGGAGCACCGACAGAAGACACCCTTGTTCAGATGGAAAAACTTGCAG ACCTGAAAGAAGAGTCAGAAGGATGGGATggttctgaggaagaagagaagccTTCTGCCCAGACAGATGTTGCAGAAGGGCAGGAGCTGTCTAAATGTCCACCTGAAACATCTCTGATGCCAGACTGCAACAGCTGGAATGTAGCTCACAGAAGGCTGTCTGTCTTTCGCTCCCTCAGGCACATGAGACAG GTTCTCGGGGCATCAGCATTCCGCATGCTGGCTTGGCATGTTCTGATGGGGAACCAGGTCATCTGGAAAGCTCGAGACATGGATCTGGTCCAGTCTGCTTTTGATGTGCTACGG ACCATGCTGCCTGTTGGTTGCGTGCGGATCATCCCCTACAGTGACCAGTATGAAGAGGCATATCGTTGTAACTTCTTAGGGCTTAGCCCACATGTACAGATCCCGTCCCACATATTATCATCTG AGTTTGCAGTCCTAGTGGAAGTTCGCACTGCTACCCGGTCCAGTCTCTACCCAACTCTTTTTGATGATGAGCAGTCCCTCAACAAGTATGAGTTTGTTGTCACCAGCGGTAGCCCTGTTGCAGCAGATCGAG TTGGCCCTACCATCTTGAACAAGATTGAAGCTGCTCTGACCAACCAGAACCTGTCTGTAGATGTTGTGGATCAGTGCCTTGTTTGCCTGAAGGAAGAGTGGATGAA CAAAGTGAAGGTCCTCTTTAAATTCACTAAAGTGGACAGCAGACCCAAGGAGGACACCCAAAAACTGTTGAGcatcctgggagctgcagaggaggaCAACGTCAAGCTTCTGAAGTTCTGGATGACTGGCCTGAGCAAGACATACAAGTCCCACCTGATGTCAACCGTTCGCAGCCCAACTTCCTCGGAGTCCCGGAACTAA
- the PLD6 gene encoding mitochondrial cardiolipin hydrolase, with product MWPAGARRRAGLALAALAAVLALEALAAWRRRRRPVREVLFFPSRVTCTEALLGEAAAPGACRCPLPRGDCPLSRLLRRLLSARRSLELCVFAFSSPQLGRAVQLLHRRGVRVRVVTDAQYMALNGSQIGLLRRAGIPVRHDQENGFMHHKFAIVDKKMLITGSLNWTTQAIQNNRENVLIVDDAEYVKPFLAEFERIWEEYNPINYTFFSKENK from the exons atgtggccggcgggcgcgcggcggcgggcgggcctggcgctggcggcgctggcggcggtgCTGGCCCTCGAGGCGCTGGcggcgtggcggcggcggcggcggcccgtgCGCGAGGTGCTCTTCTTCCCCTCGCGCGTCACCTGCACCGAGGCGCTGCTGGGCGaggcggcagcccccggcgcctgccgctgcccgctgccgcgCGGCGACTGCCCCCTCAGCCGCCTCCTGCGCCGCCTCCTCTCCGCCCGCCGCTCCCTCGAGCTCTGTGTCTTCGCCTTCTCCAGCCCGCAGCTGGGCCGCGCCGTCCAGCTGCTCCACCGCCGCGGCGTCCGCGTCCGCGTCGTCACCGACGCGCAGTACATGGCCCTCAACGGCTCCCAGATCGGCCTGCTGCGGCGCGCTG GGATCCCGGTACGTCATGACCAGGAGAACGGTTTCATGCATCACAAGTTTGCTATCGTGGACAAGAAGATGCTCATCACGGGCTCCCTCAACTGGACCACGCAAGCTATCCAGAACAACCGGGAGAACGTACTGATCGTGGACGATGCGGAGTATGTGAAGCCTTTTCTGGCCGAGTTTGAAAGGATTTGGGAAGAATACAATCCCATCaactatacatttttttccaaagaaaataagtGA